The Xenopus laevis strain J_2021 chromosome 5L, Xenopus_laevis_v10.1, whole genome shotgun sequence genome has a segment encoding these proteins:
- the sag.L gene encoding S-arrestin isoform X1 produces the protein MELFWWILTSLKEKKVYVTLTCAFRYGQEDIDVIGLTFRKDLYYARTQIYPPVEDPKALTKVQERLMKKLGNNAFPFVLEFPDFLPCSVSLQPAPSDVGKACGVDFEIKAFSTNNLEDRIHKKNSVRLMIRKIQYAPDQPGPKPRAETSWQFFMSDKPLHLTASLSKEVFYHGEPITVSVSVTNKSDKTVKKISASVEQVSNVVLYSSDYYIKTVALEESNEKVPSKASYNHTFSLLPLLAYNREKREIALDGKLKHEDTNLASSTLLKEGTDRTVMGILVDYKIKVTLTVSGLLGDMTSSEVSTELPFILMHPNPDGGAKESEQEDDMVFEEFARDPLKGELQAEEKEEEEDDEK, from the exons AGTGTACGTCACTCTTACCTGCGCTTTCCGTTATGGTCAAGAGGATATTGATGTTATTGGCCTAACCTTCCGTAAAGACCTTTACTATGCTCGGACTCAGATTTACCCACCAGTAGAGGACCCCAAAGCCTTGACCAAAGTTCAGGAGAGGCTGATGAAGAAATTAGGGAACAATGCATTCCCATTTGTGCTGGAG TTCCCTGATTTCTTGCCATGCTCAGTGTCTCTTCAGCCAGCTCCCTCAGATGTGGGCAAG GCCTGTGGTGTGGATTTTGAAATTAAGGCATTTTCTACAAACAATTTAGAAGATAGAATTCACAAAAA GAACTCTGTCCGCCTTATGATCCGCAAAATTCAGTATGCGCCAGATCAGCCAGGGCCTAAACCCCGAGCGGAGACATCATGGCAGTTCTTTATGTCAGACAAACCTCTGCACCTGACAGCATCACTGTCTAAGGAG GTGTTTTATCATGGGGAACCAATCACTGTGTCTGTCAGTGTGACCAACAAATCCGACAAAACAGTGAAGAAAATATCTGCTTCAG TGGAACAAGTGAGTAATGTGGTCCTGTATTCCAGCGACTATTACATCAAGACGGTGGCCTTGGAAGAGTCTAA TGAAAAGGTACCTTCAAAGGCTTCGTATAATCACACCTTTTCCCTGCTGCCTCTGCTGGCATACAATCGGGAGAAGAGAGAAATTGCACTCGATGGGAAACTCAAACATGAGGACACCAACCTGGCTTCCAGCACTCT GCTTAAGGAAGGCACTGACCGCACCGTCATGGGAATCCTGGTGGACTACAAGATCAAAGTGACCCTCACTGTTTCTGG GCTGCTGGGAGACATGACCTCAAG TGAGGTCTCCACGGAGCTTCCATTTATTCTCATGCATCCAAACCCAGACGGCGGAG CCAAAGAAAG TGAGCAAGAAGATGACATGGTGTTTGAAGAATTTGCCCGTGATCCACTCAAGGGTGAACTGCaagcagaagaaaaagaggaagaggaggatgatGAGAAATAA